Proteins from a genomic interval of Kitasatospora herbaricolor:
- a CDS encoding MerR family transcriptional regulator — MSTGYSVGQVAGVAGVTVRTLHHYDEIGLLSPRGRTASGYRRYEDADLDRLQQVLFYRELGFPLEEIAAILDDGSVSPAEHLRRQHGLLTARIGHLQDLAAAVERAMEAQRMGHRLTPEEKFEVFGADYQESWEEEAEQKWGATDAWKESRRRTTRYGKADWQRIKAEMDALNERLVQALAAGLAPDSGEAMDLAEVHRGHITDNFYDCGYEIHRGLAAMYLADPRFTATYEQLAPGLARWLHDAIIANAERGERG; from the coding sequence ATGAGCACCGGCTACTCGGTGGGCCAGGTGGCGGGGGTCGCGGGCGTGACCGTCCGGACCCTGCACCACTACGACGAGATCGGCCTGCTGTCACCGCGCGGCCGTACCGCGTCCGGCTACCGCCGCTACGAGGACGCCGACCTGGACCGGCTGCAGCAGGTCCTGTTCTACCGCGAGCTCGGGTTCCCGCTGGAGGAGATCGCGGCGATCCTGGACGACGGCTCGGTGAGCCCGGCCGAACACCTCAGACGTCAGCACGGGCTGCTGACCGCGAGGATCGGCCACCTCCAGGACCTGGCCGCGGCGGTCGAACGAGCGATGGAGGCACAGAGGATGGGACACCGCTTGACACCCGAGGAGAAGTTCGAGGTGTTCGGGGCCGACTACCAGGAGAGCTGGGAGGAGGAGGCCGAGCAGAAGTGGGGCGCCACCGACGCCTGGAAGGAGTCCCGGCGCCGCACCACGCGCTACGGCAAGGCCGACTGGCAGCGCATCAAGGCCGAGATGGACGCCCTCAACGAGCGGCTGGTCCAGGCGCTGGCAGCGGGTCTCGCGCCGGACAGCGGCGAGGCGATGGACCTCGCCGAGGTGCACCGCGGCCACATCACCGACAACTTCTACGACTGCGGCTACGAGATCCACCGCGGCCTGGCCGCGATGTACCTCGCCGACCCGCGTTTCACCGCCACCTACGAGCAGCTCGCCCCCGGCCTGGCCCGCTGGCTGCACGACGCGATCATCGCCAACGCCGAGCGCGGCGAACGGGGCTGA
- a CDS encoding helix-turn-helix domain-containing protein: protein MAEPQTSAPVAAATGPVAVTIGRRPEPVHDVAVYAFDGMAPFELGVVVEVFALARPELGGLLAAPWYGLKVCADRPGEALGAVGGFSVTAHHGLDDLAAADTVVVPGVPNAFGGEVSPGLVAALRTAHERGARIVSICSGAFALAAAGLLDGREATTHWRYADLLQQRYPLVRVNPDVLYVDSGQVLTSAGSAAGIDLCLHLVRRDHGAKVANSVARRFVVPPHRDGGQAQFIEAAVNPVEEEDDGVARSMRWAMEHLCTPLTVSLLARAARMSDRSYLRHFTARNGTTPMRWVITQRIAASLPLLESPDGTVEEIAAAVGFESAATFRHHFGRAMRTSPTAYRRSFGRGAA, encoded by the coding sequence GTGGCCGAGCCGCAGACCTCCGCACCCGTGGCCGCCGCGACCGGGCCGGTGGCCGTCACCATCGGCCGCCGCCCGGAGCCCGTGCACGACGTCGCCGTGTACGCCTTCGACGGCATGGCGCCGTTCGAACTCGGCGTGGTGGTCGAGGTGTTCGCCCTCGCGCGGCCCGAGCTCGGCGGACTGCTGGCGGCCCCCTGGTACGGCCTCAAGGTCTGCGCGGACCGGCCCGGCGAGGCACTCGGCGCGGTGGGCGGGTTCTCCGTCACCGCCCACCACGGCCTGGACGACCTCGCCGCGGCCGACACCGTGGTCGTCCCCGGGGTCCCCAACGCCTTCGGCGGCGAAGTCTCCCCCGGGCTGGTGGCCGCCCTGCGGACGGCCCACGAACGCGGGGCCCGGATCGTCTCGATCTGCTCCGGCGCCTTCGCCCTCGCCGCCGCCGGCCTGCTCGACGGGCGGGAGGCCACCACCCACTGGCGGTACGCCGACCTCCTCCAGCAGCGGTACCCGCTGGTCCGGGTCAACCCCGACGTCCTGTACGTCGACAGCGGCCAGGTGCTGACCAGCGCGGGCAGCGCGGCCGGCATCGACCTCTGCCTGCACCTGGTCCGGCGCGACCACGGCGCCAAGGTCGCCAACAGCGTGGCCCGCCGGTTCGTCGTACCGCCGCACCGTGACGGCGGCCAGGCCCAGTTCATCGAGGCGGCGGTCAACCCGGTGGAGGAGGAGGACGACGGCGTCGCGCGCAGCATGCGGTGGGCGATGGAGCACCTCTGCACCCCGCTCACCGTCTCGCTGCTCGCCCGCGCCGCCCGGATGTCCGACCGCTCCTACCTGCGCCACTTCACCGCCCGCAACGGGACCACGCCGATGCGCTGGGTGATCACCCAGCGGATCGCCGCCAGCCTCCCGCTGCTGGAGTCCCCGGACGGCACGGTCGAGGAGATCGCCGCGGCCGTCGGCTTCGAGAGTGCCGCCACCTTCCGTCACCACTTCGGCCGCGCCATGCGGACCTCGCCGACGGCCTACCGGCGCTCGTTCGGTCGCGGCGCGGCGTAG
- a CDS encoding LPXTG cell wall anchor domain-containing protein: MSIRRSLALAGSVALASSIVLGGAQGALAVGSASPSATAAAKADKAAHKILDLSVKGVPNEFFAGGEAREFTFTIDNATAHDFAFVPLLKFKDNKGKLRADDFKAEYQLPKTTAWIPTVPPPGVDGSGDDAGLTALASLTPEGELTDDSVLFVGKGTSVTIKVRVSFTKDAPLGKAAVVPVVVSAELDDTTHEANGDGVWSCDQIKGAGFTIKAPKPVPSPSASTTKPSTSPSPSATVSTSPSATTSPSTSASPSATATQTSTPTTPATTPATTPATTPATSPSASTSAPAPSTSATDGTQTPVDFPVKAPTVTPPKITDEAVTKAKAKADAAAKDLATTGGGSDSTPIAIAGGAVLAAGIGTLVVLRRRKTAQDS; this comes from the coding sequence TTGTCCATTCGTCGTAGTCTCGCCCTCGCGGGTTCCGTCGCGCTCGCCTCCTCGATCGTGCTGGGCGGTGCGCAGGGCGCGCTCGCCGTCGGCAGCGCCTCCCCGTCGGCCACCGCCGCGGCCAAGGCCGACAAGGCGGCCCACAAGATCCTCGACCTGTCCGTGAAGGGCGTCCCGAACGAGTTCTTCGCCGGTGGCGAGGCCCGTGAGTTCACCTTCACGATCGACAACGCCACGGCGCACGACTTCGCCTTCGTGCCGCTGCTCAAGTTCAAGGACAACAAGGGCAAGCTGCGCGCGGACGACTTCAAGGCCGAGTACCAGCTCCCCAAGACCACCGCCTGGATCCCGACCGTCCCGCCGCCCGGCGTCGACGGCAGCGGCGACGACGCCGGGCTGACCGCCCTCGCCTCGCTGACCCCGGAGGGCGAGCTCACCGACGACAGCGTGCTCTTCGTCGGCAAGGGCACCAGCGTGACCATCAAGGTCCGGGTCTCCTTCACCAAGGACGCTCCGCTCGGCAAGGCCGCCGTGGTCCCGGTCGTGGTCTCCGCCGAGCTGGACGACACCACCCACGAGGCGAACGGCGACGGCGTCTGGTCCTGCGACCAGATCAAGGGCGCGGGCTTCACCATCAAGGCCCCGAAGCCGGTCCCGAGCCCCAGCGCGAGCACCACGAAGCCGAGCACCAGCCCGAGCCCGAGCGCCACCGTGTCGACCTCGCCGTCCGCCACCACGTCGCCCTCGACGTCGGCGTCCCCCTCGGCCACCGCCACCCAGACCAGCACGCCCACCACGCCGGCGACCACCCCGGCCACCACGCCGGCGACCACCCCGGCCACCAGCCCGTCGGCCTCGACCAGCGCCCCGGCGCCGTCCACCAGCGCCACGGACGGCACCCAGACGCCGGTCGACTTCCCGGTCAAGGCCCCGACCGTCACCCCGCCGAAGATCACCGACGAGGCCGTCACCAAGGCCAAGGCCAAGGCCGACGCCGCCGCCAAGGACCTCGCCACGACCGGTGGCGGCAGCGACAGCACCCCGATCGCCATCGCGGGCGGTGCCGTCCTGGCCGCCGGCATCGGCACCCTCGTGGTGCTGCGCCGCCGCAAGACCGCTCAGGACAGCTGA
- a CDS encoding PPOX class F420-dependent oxidoreductase, translating into MVGMASMTEPEWRAFLAAGTRTAKLATTRADGRPHVAPVWFLLDGDDIVLNTGSGTVKGRTLARDGRVMLCVDDDRPPFSFVLVQGTATLSEDLPEVRAWATRIAARYMGEELAEQYGARNGVPGELLVRVRIEKVTAESGVAH; encoded by the coding sequence ATGGTCGGCATGGCATCCATGACCGAACCCGAGTGGCGCGCGTTCCTCGCAGCCGGCACCCGCACCGCCAAGCTCGCCACCACCCGCGCCGACGGGCGCCCGCACGTCGCCCCGGTGTGGTTCCTGCTGGACGGGGACGACATCGTCCTCAACACCGGGAGCGGCACCGTCAAGGGCCGCACCCTGGCCCGCGACGGCCGGGTGATGCTCTGCGTGGACGACGACCGGCCGCCGTTCTCCTTCGTGCTGGTGCAGGGCACGGCCACGCTGAGCGAGGACCTTCCGGAGGTCCGCGCCTGGGCCACCCGGATCGCCGCCCGCTACATGGGTGAGGAACTCGCCGAGCAGTACGGCGCGCGCAACGGCGTGCCCGGCGAGCTGCTGGTGCGGGTGCGGATCGAGAAGGTGACGGCCGAGTCGGGCGTCGCCCACTGA
- a CDS encoding GlcG/HbpS family heme-binding protein, whose product MKKISMRTRVLTGAVAAAALGAGTLGAVSASADTAQTPAVQAAAKADPQNKNLTETTELTVEAATKAAQATLDAAAKAGQHVSVAVVDRDGITRVLLKGDGAGPQSPVSAERKAFTAVSWNAPTSELAKRLAQAPNLKDIPGTLFLAGGAPVQAKGAPIAAIGVAGAPSGDLDEQFAQAGVAALGK is encoded by the coding sequence ATGAAGAAGATCAGCATGCGCACCCGGGTACTGACCGGTGCCGTCGCGGCGGCCGCCCTCGGTGCCGGCACGCTCGGCGCCGTCTCGGCCAGCGCGGACACCGCGCAGACCCCGGCCGTGCAGGCTGCGGCGAAGGCCGACCCCCAGAACAAGAACCTGACCGAGACCACCGAGCTGACCGTCGAGGCCGCCACCAAGGCGGCGCAGGCCACCCTGGACGCCGCCGCCAAGGCCGGCCAGCACGTCTCGGTCGCGGTCGTCGACCGGGACGGCATCACGCGGGTGCTGCTCAAGGGCGACGGCGCAGGCCCGCAGTCCCCGGTCTCCGCCGAGCGCAAGGCCTTCACCGCCGTCTCCTGGAACGCCCCGACCTCCGAGCTGGCGAAGCGCCTCGCGCAGGCCCCCAACCTGAAGGACATCCCCGGCACGCTGTTCCTCGCCGGTGGCGCGCCCGTGCAGGCCAAGGGCGCCCCGATCGCGGCGATCGGCGTGGCCGGTGCCCCCAGCGGCGACCTGGACGAGCAGTTCGCGCAGGCCGGTGTGGCGGCGCTCGGCAAGTGA
- a CDS encoding YunG family protein: MTPWTLIDIERAIRSSWGVDTCAPEDLGRWHPGNPARGQCGVVAMVLNDLLGGELMMGEVHVDGVRTDLHWWNRFGGGVEIDLTREQFDACEQVGPGRPVARPERPGRLQGEYELLRGRVLAALAAGARAREHGRSPVAAAAR; encoded by the coding sequence ATGACGCCGTGGACCCTCATCGACATCGAACGCGCGATCCGCTCCTCCTGGGGCGTCGACACCTGTGCGCCCGAGGACCTGGGCCGGTGGCATCCGGGCAATCCCGCGCGCGGGCAGTGCGGTGTGGTCGCGATGGTGCTGAACGACCTGCTCGGCGGTGAGCTGATGATGGGCGAGGTGCACGTCGACGGCGTCCGGACCGACCTGCACTGGTGGAACCGCTTCGGCGGCGGGGTGGAGATCGACCTCACCCGTGAGCAGTTCGACGCCTGCGAGCAGGTCGGCCCGGGCCGGCCCGTCGCCCGGCCGGAGCGGCCGGGCCGGCTGCAGGGCGAGTACGAGCTGCTGCGCGGGCGGGTCCTGGCCGCACTGGCCGCCGGTGCCCGGGCCCGGGAGCACGGCCGGTCGCCCGTCGCCGCCGCGGCCCGCTGA
- a CDS encoding PP2C family protein-serine/threonine phosphatase, whose translation MTEPHPSAARLRATAPLTAAAAPGDLGRGTRLPVLDLPPAEPPAAPPAGAAAYTAAVGPAGPPEPAGQADPGLLADALADLTELYEHTALLARARGPEAALAALLGSGAALLGARRGFVVIGSPGGVSRPVGLGLDRSGLGALETVPAEQGPFGGLLRPHGRPRQVLHPDLAGPATPARLREVAGQLGLGASVGLPISTEEDGPPAAAVWFYDGPAEPDERRLRLARAYCEAAAPLLAGQLEADRARRAGEALRRGLLPDRLPRLPGVRLAARCVPAGLDRSTGSDWYDAIALPDGTLGLSVGSVSGDGPGAGPGSAPGAAAAMGRVRAALRAYAVLEGEDPVSVLGDLELLLKTTEPARSATAVYAWVEPDERRITLAGAGHCPPVLVTRHGANFVETSLSAPLGMLSCWEAPGVELDAERGDLLVLYTEGMARRFGPTLHAGQSALRRAAADAPRDVRTDPDRLCAHLLACSAPAGAGDTPADAPSGAGPDGGTDDLVLLAARFE comes from the coding sequence ATGACCGAGCCCCACCCGTCCGCCGCCCGCCTGCGCGCCACGGCGCCGCTCACGGCGGCCGCCGCCCCCGGCGACCTCGGCCGCGGCACCCGGCTCCCCGTGCTCGACCTCCCGCCCGCCGAACCGCCCGCCGCCCCGCCGGCCGGGGCGGCGGCGTACACCGCGGCGGTCGGCCCGGCCGGGCCCCCGGAGCCGGCCGGACAGGCCGACCCGGGTCTGCTGGCCGACGCCCTGGCCGACCTCACCGAGCTGTACGAGCACACCGCGCTGCTCGCCCGCGCCCGTGGTCCGGAGGCCGCCCTGGCCGCGCTGCTCGGCTCCGGGGCGGCCCTGCTCGGCGCCCGCCGGGGCTTCGTGGTCATCGGGTCGCCCGGCGGCGTGAGCCGCCCCGTCGGCCTCGGCCTGGACCGCTCCGGCCTCGGCGCGCTGGAGACCGTACCCGCCGAGCAGGGACCCTTCGGGGGCCTGCTGCGCCCGCACGGCCGCCCCCGCCAGGTGCTGCACCCCGACCTGGCCGGCCCGGCGACCCCCGCCCGGCTGCGCGAGGTCGCCGGGCAGCTCGGCCTCGGCGCCAGCGTCGGACTGCCGATCAGCACCGAGGAGGACGGCCCGCCGGCCGCGGCGGTCTGGTTCTACGACGGCCCCGCCGAGCCGGACGAGCGGCGGCTGCGGCTCGCCCGCGCCTACTGCGAGGCCGCGGCGCCGCTGCTGGCCGGCCAGCTGGAGGCGGACCGGGCCCGGCGGGCCGGCGAGGCCCTGCGCCGGGGCCTGCTGCCGGACCGCCTCCCCCGGCTGCCCGGCGTCCGGCTGGCGGCCCGCTGCGTGCCCGCCGGACTCGACCGCTCCACCGGCAGCGACTGGTACGACGCCATCGCCCTGCCGGACGGCACCCTCGGCCTGAGCGTCGGCAGCGTCTCCGGCGACGGGCCCGGCGCGGGCCCCGGCTCCGCACCCGGCGCGGCCGCCGCGATGGGCCGGGTCCGGGCCGCCCTGCGGGCCTACGCGGTGCTGGAGGGCGAGGACCCGGTCTCCGTCCTGGGGGACCTGGAGCTGCTGCTCAAGACCACCGAGCCGGCCCGCAGCGCCACCGCCGTCTACGCCTGGGTCGAACCGGACGAGCGCCGGATCACCCTGGCGGGCGCCGGGCACTGCCCGCCGGTGCTGGTCACCCGGCACGGCGCGAACTTCGTGGAGACCTCGTTGTCCGCGCCGCTCGGCATGCTCAGCTGCTGGGAGGCGCCCGGCGTGGAGCTGGACGCCGAGCGCGGCGACCTCCTGGTGCTCTACACCGAGGGCATGGCCCGGCGCTTCGGCCCGACCCTGCACGCGGGCCAGAGCGCGCTGCGCCGGGCGGCCGCGGACGCCCCGCGCGACGTGCGGACCGACCCGGACCGGCTCTGCGCCCACCTGCTGGCCTGCTCGGCCCCGGCCGGCGCCGGCGACACCCCCGCCGACGCGCCGTCCGGAGCCGGTCCGGACGGCGGCACCGACGACCTGGTGCTGCTGGCCGCCCGCTTCGAGTAG
- a CDS encoding aminopeptidase P family protein, with the protein MTEDRTPAVAENPEAAGTDGDERPKGRKNGLYDEVSDELAASMKTGWDDTELHGLAPVAQAAYAAERRAKLSAAYPGERLVVPAGNLRVRANDTEYAFRAASEYVHLTGDRTEDAVLVAEPTGATGHEFGLYLLPRSNRENGEFWLDGNGELWVGRRHSLDEAEQLFGLPARDVRKAAEELKAAAPAPTRIVRGYDAGLEAALAGVLDEDKDTELKEFLSGLRLVKDEWEIGELRAACTATVNGFTDVVRELGQAVATSERWIEGTFWRRARVEGNDVGYGSICAAGPHATTLHWVRNDGDVRPGELLLLDAGVETNTLYTADVTRTLPINGRFDALQRKIYQAVYDAQEAGIAAVRPGGRFRDFHDASQRVLAERLLAWGLLDASVYDVEKVLELGLQRRWTLHGTGHMLGLDVHDCAQARRESYVDAALEPGMVLTVEPGLYFQQDDLTVPAEYRGIGVRIEDDILVTADGNENLSAGLPRSADEVEAWMASLTG; encoded by the coding sequence GTGACCGAGGACCGTACCCCGGCAGTGGCCGAGAACCCCGAGGCCGCCGGAACCGATGGGGACGAGCGGCCCAAGGGCCGCAAGAACGGCCTCTACGACGAGGTGTCCGACGAGCTCGCCGCCTCGATGAAGACCGGCTGGGACGACACCGAGCTGCACGGCCTCGCCCCGGTCGCCCAGGCCGCCTACGCCGCCGAGCGCCGCGCCAAGCTGTCCGCCGCCTACCCGGGCGAGCGGCTGGTCGTGCCCGCCGGAAACCTGCGGGTGCGCGCCAACGACACCGAGTACGCCTTCCGCGCCGCCAGCGAGTACGTGCACCTCACCGGTGACCGGACCGAGGACGCGGTGCTGGTCGCCGAGCCGACCGGGGCCACCGGCCACGAGTTCGGGCTCTACCTGCTGCCCCGCTCCAACCGCGAGAACGGCGAGTTCTGGCTGGACGGCAACGGCGAGCTCTGGGTCGGCCGCCGGCACAGCCTGGACGAGGCCGAGCAGCTGTTCGGCCTGCCGGCCCGCGACGTCCGCAAGGCCGCCGAGGAGCTCAAGGCCGCCGCCCCCGCGCCCACCCGGATCGTCCGCGGCTACGACGCCGGCCTGGAGGCCGCGCTCGCCGGCGTCCTGGACGAGGACAAGGACACCGAGCTCAAGGAGTTCCTGAGCGGGCTGCGCCTGGTCAAGGACGAGTGGGAGATCGGCGAGCTGCGGGCCGCCTGCACCGCCACCGTGAACGGCTTCACCGACGTGGTCCGCGAGCTCGGCCAGGCCGTGGCCACCTCCGAGCGCTGGATCGAGGGCACCTTCTGGCGCCGCGCCCGGGTCGAGGGCAACGACGTCGGCTACGGCTCCATCTGCGCCGCCGGCCCGCACGCCACCACCCTGCACTGGGTGCGCAACGACGGCGACGTCCGCCCCGGCGAGCTGCTGCTGCTCGACGCCGGCGTGGAGACCAACACCCTCTACACCGCCGACGTCACCCGCACGCTGCCGATCAACGGCCGCTTCGACGCGCTGCAGCGCAAGATCTACCAGGCCGTCTACGACGCCCAGGAGGCCGGCATCGCCGCGGTGAGGCCCGGTGGCCGGTTCCGCGACTTCCACGACGCCTCGCAGCGGGTGCTCGCCGAGCGACTGCTCGCCTGGGGCCTGCTCGACGCCTCCGTCTACGACGTCGAGAAGGTGCTGGAGCTCGGCCTGCAGCGCCGCTGGACCCTGCACGGCACCGGCCACATGCTCGGCCTGGACGTCCACGACTGCGCCCAGGCCCGCCGCGAGTCGTACGTCGACGCGGCGCTGGAGCCCGGCATGGTGCTGACCGTGGAGCCCGGCCTGTACTTCCAGCAGGACGACCTGACCGTCCCCGCGGAGTACCGCGGCATCGGCGTCCGGATCGAGGACGACATCCTGGTCACCGCCGACGGCAACGAGAACCTCTCGGCGGGCCTGCCCCGCTCGGCCGACGAGGTCGAGGCCTGGATGGCTTCCCTGACGGGCTGA
- a CDS encoding NAD(P)-dependent oxidoreductase, producing MSVMTVGFVGLGAMGRGMAANLLAAGHPVRVWNRSPGPVEELVAKGATAAADLGEVYDSEAVVSMLPDDRTVEALLLDGALLAGARAGVHVNMATVSVALAERATALHAEHGIGYVAAPVLGRPGVAAAGELNVLAAGEAAQLERVGPLLAAMGRRTWHFGDRPAQANTAKISANFLLACAIESMAEACSLAEANGVRPTDLIEMLTGTLFPGPVYSGYGSMVAERRYEPAGFRLPLGLKDVGLALSAGEARNVPLPFGSVLRDAFLDALAHGDGEKDWAAVAAVARRRAGLPD from the coding sequence ATGTCGGTGATGACGGTCGGATTCGTGGGCCTCGGGGCGATGGGCCGGGGCATGGCCGCCAACCTGCTCGCGGCCGGCCACCCGGTGCGGGTCTGGAACCGCTCGCCCGGGCCGGTGGAGGAGCTGGTGGCGAAGGGCGCCACGGCGGCCGCCGACCTCGGCGAGGTCTACGACAGCGAGGCCGTGGTCTCGATGCTGCCCGACGACCGGACGGTCGAGGCCCTGCTGCTGGACGGTGCGCTGCTCGCCGGGGCCCGCGCCGGGGTGCACGTCAACATGGCGACGGTCTCGGTGGCGCTCGCCGAGCGCGCCACGGCGCTGCACGCCGAGCACGGCATCGGGTACGTCGCCGCTCCCGTCCTCGGCCGGCCCGGCGTGGCGGCGGCGGGGGAGCTCAACGTCCTGGCGGCCGGTGAGGCGGCGCAGTTGGAGCGGGTCGGGCCGCTGCTGGCCGCGATGGGCCGCCGGACCTGGCACTTCGGTGACCGGCCGGCGCAGGCCAACACCGCCAAGATCAGCGCCAACTTCCTGCTGGCCTGCGCCATCGAGTCGATGGCCGAGGCCTGCAGCCTCGCGGAGGCGAACGGCGTGCGGCCGACCGACCTGATCGAGATGCTGACCGGGACGCTGTTCCCCGGCCCGGTCTACTCGGGCTACGGGTCGATGGTCGCCGAGCGCCGCTACGAGCCGGCCGGGTTCCGGCTGCCGCTGGGCCTGAAGGACGTCGGGCTGGCACTGTCGGCGGGGGAGGCGCGCAACGTCCCGCTGCCGTTCGGGAGCGTGCTGCGCGACGCCTTCCTGGACGCGCTGGCCCACGGTGACGGTGAGAAGGACTGGGCGGCCGTCGCCGCCGTCGCCCGCCGCCGGGCGGGGTTGCCGGACTGA
- a CDS encoding aquaporin encodes MTLTAPPLPRRLAAEAVGTAALAAVVVGSGIRAGALSQDAGVQLLANVTASALALVVLISVLGPVSGGHFNPLVSAAAWWTERHTGTGLTVRELGGYAGAQLAGAVAGTGLANVMFERPFLEVSARARDGAHLWLAEAVATGVLVLLVLGLVRSGRGAFVPVAVGLWIAAACWATSSGAFANPAVTVARMFTGSGTGIAAGSVPPFVLAQLVGAAAGVALLPVLFGRPARPAAVPDDARELIAG; translated from the coding sequence ATGACCCTCACCGCACCGCCCCTGCCCCGACGACTGGCCGCGGAGGCGGTGGGCACGGCAGCGCTGGCGGCCGTGGTGGTCGGTTCCGGCATCCGGGCGGGCGCCCTCAGTCAGGACGCCGGGGTGCAGCTCCTGGCGAACGTCACCGCCTCGGCACTGGCGCTGGTGGTGCTGATATCGGTGCTGGGCCCGGTCTCCGGCGGCCACTTCAACCCGCTGGTCTCGGCCGCCGCCTGGTGGACCGAACGCCACACCGGGACCGGCCTCACCGTCCGGGAACTCGGCGGGTACGCCGGGGCGCAGCTGGCCGGCGCGGTCGCCGGGACGGGGCTGGCCAACGTGATGTTCGAGCGGCCGTTCCTGGAGGTCTCCGCGCGGGCCCGGGACGGCGCCCACCTCTGGCTGGCCGAGGCGGTGGCGACCGGGGTACTGGTCCTGCTGGTCCTCGGCCTGGTCCGCAGCGGCCGCGGCGCTTTCGTGCCGGTGGCGGTCGGCCTGTGGATCGCCGCGGCCTGCTGGGCGACCTCCTCGGGCGCCTTCGCCAACCCCGCCGTGACCGTGGCCCGGATGTTCACCGGCAGCGGCACCGGGATCGCGGCCGGCTCGGTGCCGCCCTTCGTCCTGGCCCAGCTGGTCGGCGCGGCGGCCGGGGTGGCCCTGCTGCCGGTGCTGTTCGGGCGGCCGGCCCGCCCGGCCGCCGTGCCCGACGACGCCCGCGAGCTGATCGCCGGCTGA
- a CDS encoding RNA polymerase sigma factor: MAIAPAGAPRGGRVVTLRGLLKLLFGAGTAAENGGEALGGPAVEQEATQRRSGFRLLRGGRKPAEEKPTLTDLYHAHRLGLVRMAVLLVDHQDLAEDVVQEAFTALYQRHGEQLDDLDNALGYLRTSVVNGARSMLRRRKTAREYVPPHEADAPSAEDHAVLNDEHRRVLVALQELTSRQREVLVLRYWSDMSEAQIAETLGLSRGAVKSTASRALDALEKQLEKVR; encoded by the coding sequence ATGGCCATCGCGCCGGCAGGGGCACCCCGCGGGGGGCGTGTCGTCACTCTCCGGGGCCTGCTGAAGCTGCTCTTCGGTGCCGGTACGGCGGCGGAGAACGGCGGGGAGGCGCTCGGCGGGCCGGCCGTCGAGCAGGAGGCGACCCAGCGGCGGTCGGGCTTCCGGCTGCTGCGGGGCGGGCGCAAGCCCGCCGAGGAGAAGCCCACCCTGACCGACCTGTACCACGCCCACCGGCTCGGCCTGGTGCGGATGGCCGTCCTGCTGGTCGACCATCAGGACCTCGCCGAGGACGTGGTGCAGGAGGCCTTCACCGCCCTGTACCAGCGCCACGGCGAGCAGCTGGACGACCTCGACAACGCCCTCGGCTACCTGCGCACCTCGGTGGTCAACGGTGCCCGTTCGATGCTGCGCCGCCGCAAGACGGCCCGGGAGTACGTGCCGCCGCACGAGGCGGACGCACCCTCGGCCGAGGACCACGCCGTACTGAACGACGAGCACCGCCGCGTGTTGGTGGCGCTGCAGGAGCTGACCTCGCGCCAGCGCGAGGTGCTGGTGCTGCGTTACTGGTCCGACATGTCGGAGGCGCAGATAGCCGAGACCCTGGGGCTGTCCCGGGGCGCCGTGAAGTCCACCGCGAGTCGGGCCCTGGACGCCCTTGAGAAGCAGCTGGAGAAGGTCCGATGA